A genomic segment from Leptolyngbya boryana PCC 6306 encodes:
- a CDS encoding Sec-independent protein translocase subunit TatA/TatB, with protein MFNLGWVEIGVICLVALLIFGPKKIPELGGTFGKTLRNFKEGMTQADEPDEIEPGDDR; from the coding sequence ATGTTTAATTTAGGCTGGGTTGAAATTGGAGTCATTTGCCTCGTTGCGCTGCTCATCTTTGGGCCGAAAAAGATTCCTGAACTGGGGGGAACTTTTGGCAAAACGCTGCGGAACTTTAAAGAAGGTATGACTCAAGCGGATGAGCCAGACGAGATTGAACCTGGCGACGATCGCTAA
- the arfB gene encoding alternative ribosome rescue aminoacyl-tRNA hydrolase ArfB yields MLQISRTVSIPDDEIEMRAVRSQGAGGQNVNKVSTAIHLRFDIQASTLPDRYKEKLLKLSDHRITKEGVIVIKSQEHRSQEQNREEALQRLRALIQSAMIVPKPRKPSQPTRSSQRKRLDSKTRRSQIKSMRGKVTDESS; encoded by the coding sequence ATGCTACAAATTTCTAGAACTGTGAGTATTCCCGATGATGAGATTGAGATGAGGGCAGTCCGTTCTCAGGGAGCGGGTGGACAAAATGTGAATAAAGTTTCCACAGCGATTCATCTTCGATTTGATATTCAAGCTTCGACATTGCCCGATCGTTATAAAGAAAAACTGCTAAAGCTCAGTGATCATCGGATTACAAAAGAAGGAGTCATTGTCATTAAATCGCAAGAGCATCGCAGCCAAGAGCAGAACCGGGAAGAAGCATTGCAACGACTTCGAGCACTGATTCAGAGTGCAATGATTGTGCCCAAGCCTCGTAAGCCCAGTCAGCCGACCCGCAGTTCTCAGAGGAAACGGTTAGATTCCAAAACTCGCCGCAGTCAAATTAAATCGATGCGCGGAAAAGTAACCGATGAGTCGAGTTGA
- a CDS encoding AAA-like domain-containing protein — protein MITSEHPKPVYQVGGSLPPRSTSYVYRQADQDLFQALRNQEFCYVLNARQMGKSSLRVQTALRLQAEGVSCVTIDLTEIGTQQITIEQWYATIAAFLVRRFQLDIHLSQWWESHAHLSRVNRLGEFIEIVLLTQVQDPIVIFIDEVDSVLGLNFPSDDFFALIRTCFNKRTDNPAYQRLTFCLIGVTTPSDLIADRARTPFNIGQAITLQGFQLTESTPLLCGLLNFPDPEMILRHILDWTDGQPFLTQKLCNLVQNTLLEHPEEASPAWIDQLVQTHLLQHWESQDEPEHLRTIRDRLLLREEWAGRLLGLYQQVLQNRGIACDDSLEQTELLLSGLVKKQQGTLQVKNRIYREVFTLEWVNQHLSRLRPYAEAFNAWMVSQQTDDSRLLRGQALADAQQWSQGKHLSDLDYWFLSSSEQCDRREMQQALEATQAREIQSRLLQERKVVKLQQTLLGSLAVLSTIAIGISGFALHQYQESKLSQIRALASSSEGLFASNRQLDAMINAIEAERHLRKLQQVDPQTLTKVEAALRQAVYATNETNRLIGHQGSVLTVAISPDSQVIATGSNDKTVKLWSQDGTLLKTLKHTATVHRVAFSPDSSRVVTGGLDGTVNLWNINGTPLKTIQAHQSPAWGVAFSADGQTIASASADKTVKVWTVDGKLRSTLTGHAKAVWGVAFSPDGQTIASAGVDRVIKLWNLKGQELKTLKGHRAAVWEVTFCPQTNLIVSVSGDRTAKLWSRDGKLVRTLQGERPMIGVACSANGQFIATSGTDNFVSLWKPDGTLVRHLKQHNAVIRSVALSADGLMAASASDDGTVKLWQRNQSLLRPLNGHQDVIWEVATSPNGKLIATVSGDGTLKLWNMNGTLIQTIQGREAGFRSVAFSQDSRILVTGDMNRTVQLWKVNDSKQFSLQRLRTLTGHEASVYAVAMSPDGQTIASAGDDKTIRLWTIEGKPLHRFIAHQERIWKLTFNPQGNMLVSASEDGTAKLWTTKGQQIATLPGQGAIWGAAIRAQGDMIASVSRDDMLRLWRPDGSLIKSIPGQSRGLTRVAFSPDHQMIATAGVDNTVKLWSITGELLRTLPGHRGIVISLAFSADSRHLISGDDDGQVILWDLHAIRVLNPFAYACDWVKDYLRTNPEVHDRRNLCQQ, from the coding sequence GTGATTACTTCTGAACATCCTAAACCTGTCTATCAGGTTGGGGGCAGTCTACCGCCTCGATCTACCAGCTATGTCTATCGGCAAGCCGATCAAGATTTATTTCAAGCCTTGCGCAATCAGGAGTTCTGCTATGTGCTCAATGCGCGGCAGATGGGCAAATCTAGCTTGCGGGTGCAAACTGCGTTACGACTACAAGCAGAAGGAGTCAGTTGCGTCACGATCGATCTGACCGAAATCGGTACCCAACAAATCACGATCGAGCAATGGTACGCTACGATCGCTGCTTTTCTTGTCAGACGATTTCAACTCGATATTCATCTATCCCAGTGGTGGGAGTCACATGCTCATCTCTCACGAGTCAATCGTTTGGGTGAATTCATCGAAATCGTTTTACTGACTCAAGTTCAAGATCCAATTGTAATTTTTATTGATGAAGTTGATAGTGTTCTCGGTCTGAATTTTCCGTCAGATGACTTCTTTGCCCTCATTCGGACTTGCTTCAATAAGCGCACAGACAATCCTGCCTATCAGCGATTAACCTTTTGTTTGATCGGCGTGACGACTCCCAGTGATCTGATCGCTGATCGCGCTCGTACTCCCTTCAATATCGGACAAGCGATCACGCTACAGGGCTTTCAATTAACAGAATCGACTCCACTGCTCTGTGGATTGCTCAACTTTCCCGATCCAGAAATGATTTTGCGTCACATTCTCGATTGGACAGACGGACAGCCATTTCTGACCCAAAAGCTCTGCAACCTCGTTCAAAACACCCTGCTTGAACATCCTGAAGAAGCTTCGCCAGCCTGGATTGATCAACTGGTTCAGACCCATTTACTTCAACACTGGGAAAGTCAGGATGAACCTGAACATCTCAGAACGATTCGCGATCGCTTATTGCTTCGAGAAGAATGGGCAGGACGGTTGCTCGGACTCTATCAACAAGTGCTACAAAACCGTGGGATTGCCTGTGATGATAGTTTGGAACAGACTGAATTATTGCTCTCTGGTTTAGTCAAGAAGCAACAAGGGACGCTACAAGTCAAAAATCGAATTTATCGAGAAGTTTTCACCTTAGAGTGGGTCAATCAACACTTGAGCCGATTGCGCCCTTATGCGGAAGCCTTCAATGCGTGGATGGTTTCTCAGCAAACCGATGATTCTCGCTTGTTACGAGGGCAAGCGCTAGCAGATGCTCAGCAGTGGAGTCAAGGCAAACATTTAAGCGACTTAGATTATTGGTTTTTGTCAAGTAGTGAACAATGCGATCGCCGAGAAATGCAACAGGCTTTGGAAGCAACCCAAGCCAGGGAAATCCAATCCCGATTGCTGCAAGAACGCAAAGTTGTCAAGTTGCAGCAGACATTACTTGGAAGTTTAGCAGTGCTGTCTACGATCGCGATTGGGATTAGCGGATTTGCGTTGCATCAATATCAAGAGTCAAAGTTAAGCCAAATTCGAGCTTTAGCTTCTTCTTCAGAAGGCTTATTCGCCTCAAATCGACAGCTAGATGCCATGATTAATGCGATCGAAGCCGAACGTCATTTACGCAAACTCCAGCAAGTCGATCCTCAAACTCTTACGAAAGTAGAAGCTGCCTTACGGCAAGCAGTCTATGCAACTAATGAAACTAACCGTTTAATTGGGCATCAAGGCTCAGTCCTGACAGTTGCGATCAGTCCAGACAGCCAAGTTATTGCTACTGGTAGTAATGATAAAACAGTCAAGCTCTGGTCGCAAGATGGAACCTTACTCAAAACGTTAAAGCACACTGCGACAGTGCATCGCGTTGCGTTCAGCCCTGACAGTTCTCGCGTTGTAACCGGAGGCTTAGATGGCACAGTCAATCTCTGGAACATCAATGGTACTCCGTTAAAGACAATTCAGGCACACCAGTCTCCAGCTTGGGGAGTTGCTTTTAGTGCAGATGGACAAACGATCGCGTCAGCTAGTGCAGATAAAACAGTAAAAGTTTGGACAGTAGATGGCAAGCTACGATCGACCTTAACTGGTCATGCAAAAGCCGTTTGGGGCGTTGCTTTTAGTCCGGATGGACAAACAATTGCTTCAGCAGGGGTCGATCGTGTCATCAAATTGTGGAATCTGAAGGGGCAGGAGCTCAAAACACTCAAAGGGCATCGAGCAGCCGTTTGGGAAGTCACATTTTGCCCGCAGACGAATTTGATTGTTTCGGTGAGTGGCGATCGCACAGCAAAACTTTGGAGCCGAGATGGCAAGCTTGTCAGAACTCTCCAAGGCGAACGTCCCATGATTGGCGTTGCTTGTAGTGCAAATGGTCAATTTATTGCCACAAGTGGGACGGATAACTTTGTCAGTCTTTGGAAGCCAGATGGAACTTTAGTTCGACATCTAAAGCAGCATAATGCCGTGATTCGCAGTGTGGCATTAAGTGCTGATGGACTGATGGCAGCTTCTGCGAGTGACGATGGGACTGTCAAACTTTGGCAGCGAAATCAATCTCTCTTGAGACCCCTGAATGGTCATCAGGACGTCATTTGGGAAGTTGCAACGAGTCCGAATGGAAAACTGATTGCAACCGTGAGTGGAGATGGCACACTCAAACTATGGAACATGAACGGAACTTTGATCCAAACGATTCAAGGCAGAGAAGCGGGCTTCCGCAGTGTTGCTTTTAGCCAGGACAGTCGAATTCTGGTCACAGGGGATATGAATCGCACGGTTCAACTCTGGAAGGTGAACGACTCTAAACAATTTTCGCTTCAACGATTGCGAACGCTAACTGGACACGAAGCAAGTGTCTATGCAGTCGCAATGAGTCCCGATGGTCAAACAATTGCATCTGCCGGAGATGACAAAACGATCAGACTTTGGACGATCGAGGGCAAACCGCTGCATCGCTTCATTGCTCACCAAGAAAGAATTTGGAAGCTTACTTTTAATCCGCAGGGGAACATGCTTGTTTCAGCCAGCGAAGATGGAACCGCTAAACTCTGGACAACAAAAGGTCAGCAGATCGCAACTCTACCCGGACAAGGAGCTATCTGGGGAGCTGCCATTCGTGCTCAAGGGGATATGATTGCTTCGGTCAGCCGTGACGATATGCTGAGGCTATGGCGACCAGATGGCAGCTTAATTAAAAGCATTCCTGGGCAGAGCCGAGGATTAACACGAGTTGCTTTTAGTCCTGATCATCAAATGATCGCAACGGCTGGAGTAGACAATACCGTAAAACTCTGGAGTATCACTGGAGAGTTGCTCAGAACATTACCCGGTCATCGTGGCATCGTCATCAGCCTTGCTTTTAGTGCAGATAGCCGTCATTTGATCTCGGGTGATGATGATGGACAGGTCATTCTCTGGGATTTGCACGCAATTCGTGTCCTCAACCCTTTCGCCTACGCTTGTGATTGGGTGAAAGACTATCTGCGGACAAATCCAGAAGTTCACGATCGCCGGAATCTCTGCCAACAATAA
- a CDS encoding beta strand repeat-containing protein, which yields MMRGLLCIGLVSLGTISILEQAHAQNVVADSSLGTIVTGSANSIITGGTRPNNGSNLFHSFSQFSIPTGGSATFDNALDVVNIFSRVSGGAASNIDGLLQANGTANLFLLNPAGILFGTNARLNIGGSFVGTTADRIQFADGSQFVATDPNPAPLLTMSVPSGLQMGQSSSSIQVQGQGHQILHLPIFLEPATRNPQQVGLKVQPGRTLALIGNGIQLNGGVLIAESGQVNLASLSTGTVQFDSTLPQWNFKVDTTAKLANIQLTQASLLDTSGNPGGSIHLQGKDIQIQNSSMLFVQHYGTQAAGRIQVKADLLELSGALRNRDQSLILSENLGSSPGAHIDISARQIVARDGGEILSTTFRNGGMGGDISVNARDSIQLFGVSPFDGTRFSGIGAPSNLGGGRGGNISITTGDFIARNGAGIISRVLGGRGTGTIQLRSDSISLIGENPVIAGNSSIVSSTFLGGDAGAIVIDTGRIVLGASGAISASTSGTGNAGSLTVNARESIEIDGSNVALALPSRISASGQQLSARFRQIFGLPALPTGNGGNLVVNSPNITIRNQGFIAAENVGSGNAGYLKIQADSILLERQGQIRTSTTVGQGGNLELTARDSLIMRQQSLISARAGERGNGGNIMINAPIIAGFENSDIIANAVRGRGGNIQITTQGIVGLQYRPQLTPDNDITASSEFGVNGSVQVRNVGVDPNSGLMTLSEKLIDTSQQVAEGCSSAKNGSFIITGRGGMPENPAERVVRDRPWTDLRALSHTSVTRSASTLPAEPLIEATTWHRSPQTGRIELIAARPNRATLFATCSVSSDITSQVD from the coding sequence ATGATGCGTGGATTGCTCTGTATCGGGCTAGTCAGCTTAGGCACAATTTCAATCTTAGAACAGGCTCACGCTCAAAATGTCGTTGCTGATAGTTCACTCGGCACAATTGTTACAGGCAGTGCCAATTCTATAATTACAGGTGGCACTCGTCCAAACAATGGTTCCAACCTATTTCACAGCTTCAGCCAGTTTTCTATTCCTACAGGTGGCTCTGCCACGTTTGATAATGCGCTTGATGTCGTTAATATCTTCAGTCGGGTGAGTGGAGGAGCCGCCTCCAACATTGATGGACTCCTTCAGGCGAATGGAACTGCCAACCTATTTCTGCTTAATCCGGCAGGGATTTTATTTGGGACAAATGCTCGCTTAAATATTGGCGGATCATTTGTGGGGACAACCGCCGATCGCATTCAATTTGCAGATGGCTCTCAATTCGTTGCAACCGATCCCAATCCCGCCCCCCTGTTAACAATGAGCGTCCCCAGCGGGCTGCAAATGGGACAAAGTTCGAGTAGCATTCAGGTTCAAGGTCAAGGTCATCAGATTCTGCATCTTCCTATCTTTTTAGAACCTGCCACTCGTAACCCTCAGCAGGTCGGCTTAAAAGTGCAACCCGGAAGAACTTTAGCGCTCATTGGCAACGGAATTCAACTTAACGGCGGTGTGCTCATTGCAGAAAGTGGGCAGGTGAATCTAGCAAGCTTGAGCACAGGAACAGTTCAGTTTGATTCCACCCTGCCTCAATGGAACTTCAAAGTGGACACCACTGCAAAATTAGCAAATATTCAGCTTACGCAAGCTTCGCTCCTTGATACGAGTGGCAATCCTGGGGGGTCAATTCATCTACAGGGAAAAGACATTCAGATTCAGAACAGTTCTATGCTGTTTGTTCAACATTACGGAACACAAGCAGCAGGTCGTATTCAAGTCAAAGCAGACTTACTAGAACTAAGCGGTGCACTCCGCAATCGGGATCAAAGTTTAATTCTGAGTGAGAATCTAGGCAGCAGTCCCGGTGCTCACATCGATATTTCAGCCCGACAGATCGTGGCACGCGATGGAGGTGAAATTCTTTCTACAACATTCCGCAATGGAGGAATGGGCGGCGATATTTCAGTCAATGCGCGTGACTCAATCCAACTCTTTGGGGTTTCACCCTTTGATGGCACTCGCTTTAGCGGCATTGGCGCACCGTCCAATTTAGGGGGAGGTCGAGGTGGTAACATCTCGATTACGACTGGAGATTTTATTGCTAGGAATGGAGCAGGCATCATTTCTCGTGTTCTGGGGGGACGAGGCACTGGGACGATTCAGCTGCGCTCAGATAGCATTTCCCTAATCGGCGAAAATCCAGTTATTGCTGGTAATAGCAGCATTGTTTCTTCAACCTTTCTCGGTGGAGATGCAGGCGCGATCGTGATTGATACGGGGCGGATTGTCCTCGGAGCATCTGGGGCGATTTCTGCAAGTACGTCTGGTACTGGGAATGCAGGAAGTTTAACGGTGAATGCTCGCGAATCGATCGAGATTGACGGCTCGAATGTGGCTTTAGCTTTACCCAGCCGAATCTCAGCATCCGGGCAGCAGCTCTCCGCCCGATTTCGGCAGATCTTTGGACTCCCGGCTTTACCCACAGGAAATGGTGGGAACTTAGTGGTCAATTCGCCGAATATCACTATCCGAAATCAAGGATTTATTGCAGCTGAGAATGTTGGCAGTGGCAATGCTGGCTATCTCAAGATTCAAGCGGACTCAATTCTACTTGAGCGACAAGGTCAAATCAGAACCTCAACCACTGTAGGTCAAGGGGGAAATCTAGAACTCACAGCACGCGATTCACTGATTATGCGGCAGCAGAGTTTGATCAGTGCAAGAGCCGGTGAACGAGGAAATGGTGGCAATATTATGATCAATGCCCCAATCATTGCGGGCTTTGAAAATAGCGACATCATTGCCAATGCAGTTCGCGGTCGGGGCGGTAATATTCAGATTACGACTCAGGGGATTGTTGGACTCCAGTATCGTCCTCAACTTACCCCTGATAACGACATTACAGCGAGTTCCGAATTTGGGGTGAATGGTTCTGTTCAAGTCAGAAATGTCGGAGTTGATCCGAATTCTGGGCTAATGACGTTATCGGAAAAGCTTATCGATACGAGTCAGCAGGTTGCAGAAGGGTGTTCATCTGCGAAAAATGGCAGTTTTATCATCACCGGGCGTGGGGGAATGCCTGAAAATCCTGCTGAACGTGTCGTGCGCGATCGTCCTTGGACTGATCTTCGCGCTCTCAGTCACACATCCGTTACCCGTTCAGCGTCAACACTACCCGCTGAACCCTTAATCGAAGCAACTACCTGGCATCGCAGTCCTCAGACGGGTCGCATCGAACTAATCGCAGCTCGACCTAACCGCGCAACCCTATTCGCAACTTGTAGTGTGTCTTCTGATATCACTTCACAAGTTGATTGA
- a CDS encoding ATP-dependent Clp protease ATP-binding subunit, which yields MFEYFTDQAIETIMFAQEEARRLRQNSVGTEAVLLGLLRQDDTIAVSVLHELGADLSKVRSEVEKIVGYGNGASFGELPFTPKTRQILERALQQAQMMGMRYVRAEHILLALVDDNQGVAIKVLSQLGLNPAEIRAHITRAQAEPMAVGQPTAPRKAAGSNKLVALNEFGTNLTQMAAEGKLDPMIGRQKELDRVIQILGRRSKNNPVLVGEPGVGKTAIAEGLAQRIYDQAVPEILQDRQVFMLDMGGLLAGTRFRGEFEERMKQILDEVQQSGNVILFIDEIHTLVGAGSIGGGMDAANLMKPALARGLLQCIGATTLDEYRQHIEQDAALERRFQPVMVGEPSVEETIDILRGLRDRYEQHHQLLIDDAAVEAAAKLADRYITDRFLPDKAIDLIDEAGSLVRLRHTNPALKALKKELRQVQKEKQATVAAQDFDKAGTLRDRELELERELSAGVPEAAMPTVTEEDIAQVVASWTGVPVSKLTESESAMLLHLDDVLHQRVIGQNEAVSAVARAIKRARVGLQSADRPIASFIFSGPTGVGKTELAKALAVAVFGSEDAMIRLDMSEYMESHTVSKLIGSPPGYIGYDEGGQLTEAVRRNPYTVILFDEVEKAHPDVFNLMLQLLDDGRLTDAKGRTVSFKNTLLIMTSNLGSKVIEKGGAGLGFATETGSSDSVQYNRIRTLVNDELKQYFRPEFLNRVDEIIVFRQLTRPEIIEIADLMIQEAATRIAEQGISLEVSDRFKERVVVDGYNPSYGARPLRRAIARLLEDSLAEAFLAGQIQRGDTAIADVDDDQQVVIKAVKMPVSIAASA from the coding sequence ATGTTTGAATACTTCACCGATCAGGCGATCGAGACCATCATGTTTGCCCAAGAAGAAGCCCGCCGACTGCGGCAGAACTCTGTGGGCACAGAAGCAGTTTTGCTGGGCTTACTCAGACAGGATGATACGATCGCCGTATCGGTCTTGCATGAATTGGGCGCAGACCTAAGCAAAGTGCGCTCAGAGGTCGAAAAAATTGTCGGTTATGGAAATGGTGCGTCGTTTGGAGAACTTCCCTTTACGCCCAAAACGCGCCAAATCCTGGAACGAGCGCTACAACAAGCCCAGATGATGGGAATGCGCTACGTTCGTGCAGAACACATTTTATTAGCCTTAGTCGATGACAACCAAGGCGTTGCCATCAAAGTCTTGAGCCAATTGGGTCTAAATCCAGCTGAAATCCGTGCCCACATCACCCGCGCTCAAGCGGAACCGATGGCAGTAGGACAACCGACTGCACCTCGAAAAGCGGCTGGCTCGAATAAATTAGTCGCTCTGAACGAGTTTGGGACAAATTTGACCCAGATGGCAGCAGAAGGAAAGCTCGATCCCATGATTGGACGGCAGAAGGAACTCGATCGCGTCATCCAAATTCTCGGTCGCCGCTCCAAAAATAATCCAGTTTTAGTCGGCGAACCGGGTGTGGGTAAAACTGCGATCGCAGAAGGACTCGCCCAACGAATTTACGACCAAGCCGTGCCTGAGATTTTGCAAGATCGGCAAGTCTTTATGCTCGATATGGGCGGGTTGCTGGCAGGAACTCGCTTTAGAGGTGAATTCGAGGAACGCATGAAGCAGATTCTCGATGAAGTTCAGCAGTCCGGTAACGTCATTTTATTCATTGACGAAATTCATACCCTCGTTGGCGCAGGTTCAATCGGGGGCGGAATGGATGCCGCGAATTTGATGAAACCTGCTTTGGCACGCGGTCTGTTGCAGTGCATTGGCGCGACGACTTTGGACGAGTATCGTCAACATATTGAGCAAGATGCCGCCTTAGAAAGGCGATTCCAACCCGTCATGGTGGGCGAACCCAGTGTTGAAGAAACGATCGACATTCTTCGAGGATTGCGCGATCGCTATGAGCAACACCACCAATTACTCATTGACGATGCAGCAGTAGAAGCAGCGGCAAAATTAGCCGATCGTTATATTACCGACCGATTCTTGCCGGATAAAGCGATCGACTTAATCGACGAAGCAGGCTCTTTAGTGCGATTACGGCATACCAATCCTGCCTTAAAAGCTCTGAAGAAAGAACTCCGGCAAGTGCAGAAAGAAAAACAAGCGACCGTCGCAGCGCAAGATTTTGACAAAGCTGGCACACTCCGCGATCGAGAATTAGAACTTGAACGCGAATTGTCTGCTGGAGTTCCAGAGGCTGCAATGCCGACTGTGACCGAAGAAGATATCGCGCAAGTTGTCGCATCTTGGACAGGTGTTCCGGTTAGCAAACTGACGGAATCTGAATCAGCGATGCTGCTGCATTTAGACGACGTTCTGCATCAGCGAGTCATTGGACAAAATGAAGCAGTGAGCGCAGTCGCACGAGCAATTAAGCGCGCTCGCGTTGGACTGCAAAGCGCCGATCGCCCGATCGCATCCTTCATTTTCTCAGGACCGACAGGTGTCGGGAAGACGGAACTCGCAAAAGCTTTGGCAGTTGCGGTGTTTGGCTCAGAGGATGCCATGATTCGGTTAGACATGTCCGAATATATGGAATCTCACACCGTCTCGAAATTGATTGGCTCGCCTCCTGGCTATATCGGCTATGACGAAGGCGGACAGTTGACCGAAGCGGTTCGCCGCAACCCCTATACCGTCATTCTGTTTGATGAAGTCGAGAAAGCGCACCCAGATGTCTTTAATCTGATGCTGCAATTACTCGATGATGGTCGTTTGACCGATGCAAAAGGGCGCACGGTCAGCTTCAAGAATACCTTGTTGATCATGACTTCAAACTTAGGGTCAAAAGTGATCGAGAAAGGTGGCGCAGGTTTAGGATTTGCGACTGAAACGGGTTCCTCAGATAGCGTCCAGTACAATCGCATCCGGACTCTCGTGAATGACGAGTTGAAGCAATACTTCCGTCCAGAATTTCTCAACCGCGTGGACGAGATAATTGTCTTCCGTCAACTGACTCGCCCTGAAATCATTGAGATTGCTGACTTGATGATTCAAGAGGCAGCAACTCGGATTGCAGAGCAAGGCATCTCGCTCGAAGTCAGCGATCGCTTCAAAGAACGAGTCGTTGTAGACGGTTACAACCCCAGTTATGGAGCACGTCCATTGCGTCGCGCGATTGCTCGGTTACTCGAAGATAGTTTGGCTGAAGCCTTCTTAGCAGGTCAAATTCAGAGGGGAGACACCGCGATCGCCGATGTCGATGATGATCAGCAAGTGGTGATCAAAGCTGTGAAAATGCCCGTCTCGATCGCCGCTTCTGCGTAG